A window of the Gossypium hirsutum isolate 1008001.06 chromosome A03, Gossypium_hirsutum_v2.1, whole genome shotgun sequence genome harbors these coding sequences:
- the LOC107887491 gene encoding putative disease resistance protein RGA3: protein MEDLIDEFEIQALRRQVLEQGSIGRKVRHFFSGSNPLAFRFRMGNKIKKANEMLNEIAAKTANFHLTEKHETNVIHRERETSSFVQTSSVIGRDEAKQHLVNFLKNPADGEDIPVLPTVRIGGIGKTTLAKLMFNEESVKSHFELRIWVCVTEDFDIKQLMIKIIKSATGMNCKDMNKEELHKVLQDCLNGKRFFMVIDDVWNEDKKKWSELKDLLCGEAQGSRIIVTTRSRKVATITGTSLHTI from the coding sequence ATGGAAGATTTGATAGACGAGTTCGAGATCCAAGCGTTGAGGAGGCAAGTCCTGGAACAAGGAAGCATTGGAAGGAAGGTACGCCATTTCTTTTCTGGCTCTAACCCTTTGGCATTTCGCTTTAGGATGGGCAATAAGATAAAAAAGGCAAACGAGATGTTGAATGAGATTGCAGCTAAAACGGCCAACTTTCATCTCACTGAAAAACATGAAACTAATGTCATACATCGTGAGAGGGAAACCTCCTCCTTTGTTCAGACATCTAGTGTCATCGGTCGAGATGAAGCTAAACAACACCTAGTTAACTTCTTAAAGAATCCAGCTGATGGGGAAGATATCCCTGTCCTTCCCACAGTTAGGATCGGAGGTATTGGGAAAACTACCCTGGCCAAATTGATGTTTAACGAGGAGAGTGTGAAGTCGCATTTTGAATTGAGAATCTGGGTGTGTGTTACAGAGGATTTTGACATCAAACAACTGatgataaaaatcattaaatctgCCACTGGTATGAACTGCAAGGACATGAATAAGGAGGAATTACATAAAGTTTTGCAAGATTGTTTGAATGGTAAAAGATTTTTTATGGTAATAGATGATGTCTGGAACGAGGACAAGAAGAAATGGAGTGAGCTGAAAGATTTGTTGTGTGGGGAAGCCCAAGGGAGTAGAATCATTGTCACAACTCGTAGCCGCAAAGTGGCTACAATCACAGGCACATCCCTCCATACGATTTAG